From the genome of Flavobacterium ovatum, one region includes:
- a CDS encoding DUF3467 domain-containing protein: protein MKDQQEQINIELDEKTAEGIYSNLAIINHSSSEFVLDFVSIMPGIPKAKVKSRIVLTPQHAKRLLKAIGENIHRFESAHGEIKDTEQAPIPLNFGPAGQA from the coding sequence ATGAAAGATCAACAGGAACAAATCAATATTGAATTGGACGAAAAAACCGCGGAAGGTATTTACTCCAATTTAGCGATTATCAATCACTCTTCTTCTGAGTTTGTTTTAGATTTTGTGAGTATCATGCCAGGTATTCCAAAAGCTAAAGTAAAATCAAGAATTGTATTGACTCCGCAACATGCTAAGCGATTGTTAAAAGCCATAGGTGAAAATATTCACCGTTTTGAAAGTGCTCATGGTGAAATTAAAGACACAGAGCAAGCTCCAATTCCACTTAATTTTGGTCCAGCTGGACAAGCATAA
- the rpoC gene encoding DNA-directed RNA polymerase subunit beta' gives MMNNRNNNNNKDKNPIKRFSKISIGLASPESILKESRGEVLKPETINYRTHKPERDGLFCERIFGPVKDFECACGKYKRIRYKGIICDRCGVEVTEKKVRRDRVGHINLVVPIAHIWYFRSLPNKIGYILGLPSKKLDMIIYYERYVVIQAGIAKNAEGESVKRLDFLTEEEYLNILDTLPQDNQYLDDFDPNKFVAKMGAECIMDLLARIDLDQLSYQLRHNANNETSKQRKTEALKRLQVVESFRESNLNRENRPEWMIMKVVPVIPPELRPLVPLDGGRFATSDLNDLYRRVIIRNNRLKRLMEIKAPEVILRNEKRMLQESVDSLFDNTRKASAVKTESNRPLKSLSDSLKGKQGRFRQNLLGKRVDYSARSVIVVGPELKLFECGLPKDMAAELYKPFVIRKLIERGIVKTVKSAKKIIDKKEPVVWDILENVIKGHPVLLNRAPTLHRLGIQAFQPKLIEGKAIQLHPLVCTAFNADFDGDQMAVHLPLGPEAILEAQLLMLASHNILNPANGAPITVPSQDMVLGLYYMTKERLSTPEKKILGEGLTFYSAEEVNIAFNEGRLELNARVKIRAKDFNDAGELVYQIIQTTAGRVLFNEVVPQAAGYINDVLTKKNLRDIIGHVLNSTSVPETAAFLDNMKDMGYKFAFRGGLSFSLGDIRIPEQKPKLIADAREQVEGISANYNMGLITNNERYNQVIDVWTSANAQLTELAMKNIREDQQGFNSVYMMLDSGARGSKEQIRQLTGMRGLMAKPKKSTAGGGEIIENPILSNFKEGLSILEYFISTHGARKGLADTALKTADAGYLTRRLHDVSQDVIVNIEDCGTLRGVEVSALKKNEEIVESLGERILGRVALQDVINPLTNEVLVKSGEQITEVIMKVIEASPLERVEVRSPLVCEAPKGICAKCYGRNLATGKMTQRGEAVGVIAAQSIGEPGTQLTLRTFHVGGVAGGISEESSIVAKFAGKLEVEDLKTVKGEDNDGNQVDIVVSRSTELKLVDEKTGIVLNTHNIPYGSSIFVKDGQSIAKGDTICKWDPYNGVIVSEFTGKIAYEDLEQGQSFMVEIDEQTGFQEKVISESRAKKLIPTLLVYGNDGELIRSYNLPVGAHLMVDNGEKIKAGKVLVKIPRRSSKSGDITGGLPRITELLEARNPSNPAVVSEIDGVVSFGKIKRGNREIVIESKFGDIRKYLVKLSSQILVQENDFVRAGIPLSDGAITPEDILRIQGPAAVQQYLVNEIQEVYRLQGVKINDKHFEVVIRQMMRKVRVQDPGDTLFLEDQLIHTKDFIVENDKLYGMKVVEDAGDSSNLKEGQIVTPRQLRDENSLLKRNDKNLVAARDVITATATPVLQGITRASLQTKSFISAASFQETTKVLNEAAVAGKIDYLEGLKENVIVGHRIPAGTGMREYDNAIVGSKEDYNDMMANKEEYIY, from the coding sequence ATGATGAATAATAGAAATAACAACAATAATAAAGATAAGAATCCTATAAAAAGATTCAGTAAAATATCAATTGGTCTTGCTTCTCCTGAATCTATCTTGAAAGAGTCAAGAGGTGAGGTTTTAAAACCAGAAACTATTAACTACCGTACGCACAAACCAGAGCGTGACGGTCTTTTTTGTGAAAGAATATTTGGTCCTGTAAAGGATTTCGAATGTGCTTGTGGGAAATATAAAAGAATACGTTACAAAGGGATCATCTGTGACCGTTGTGGTGTTGAAGTAACTGAGAAAAAAGTACGTAGAGATAGAGTTGGACACATCAACCTTGTTGTGCCTATTGCTCATATCTGGTATTTCCGTTCACTTCCTAATAAAATTGGTTATATTCTTGGATTGCCATCTAAGAAATTGGATATGATCATATACTACGAAAGATATGTAGTAATTCAAGCAGGTATTGCTAAAAACGCGGAAGGTGAATCTGTTAAAAGATTAGATTTCCTTACTGAAGAAGAATATTTGAATATTTTAGATACTCTTCCTCAAGATAATCAATATTTAGATGATTTTGATCCAAATAAATTTGTTGCCAAAATGGGAGCAGAGTGTATTATGGATTTATTAGCACGTATTGACTTAGATCAATTGTCTTACCAATTAAGACATAATGCTAATAACGAAACATCTAAACAACGTAAAACGGAAGCTCTTAAGAGATTACAAGTTGTAGAATCTTTCCGTGAGTCTAACTTAAACCGTGAAAACCGTCCAGAATGGATGATTATGAAAGTGGTTCCAGTTATTCCACCAGAATTACGTCCACTTGTGCCACTTGATGGAGGTCGTTTTGCTACATCAGATTTAAATGACTTATACCGTCGTGTAATTATTCGTAATAACCGTTTGAAAAGATTAATGGAGATTAAAGCTCCTGAAGTAATCTTGAGAAACGAAAAACGTATGTTGCAAGAATCTGTTGATTCATTATTTGATAACACTCGTAAAGCTTCTGCAGTAAAAACAGAATCTAACAGACCATTAAAATCATTATCTGATTCCCTAAAAGGTAAGCAAGGACGTTTCCGTCAAAACTTACTTGGAAAACGTGTGGATTATTCTGCTCGTTCGGTAATTGTTGTTGGACCTGAATTGAAATTGTTCGAATGCGGATTGCCTAAAGATATGGCAGCTGAATTATACAAGCCTTTTGTGATTCGTAAATTAATCGAAAGAGGTATTGTAAAAACAGTTAAATCTGCTAAGAAAATAATAGACAAAAAAGAGCCTGTAGTTTGGGATATTTTAGAAAATGTAATTAAAGGACATCCAGTATTACTGAATCGTGCTCCTACTTTGCACAGATTGGGTATTCAAGCTTTTCAACCAAAATTAATTGAAGGAAAAGCAATCCAATTACACCCATTAGTATGTACGGCCTTTAATGCGGATTTTGATGGGGATCAAATGGCAGTTCACTTGCCATTAGGACCAGAAGCAATCCTTGAAGCACAATTGTTAATGTTGGCTTCTCACAATATTTTGAACCCTGCTAATGGAGCGCCTATCACGGTACCTTCTCAGGACATGGTATTGGGTCTTTATTATATGACCAAAGAACGATTATCTACTCCAGAAAAGAAAATTTTAGGTGAAGGCCTTACTTTCTATTCTGCAGAAGAGGTAAATATTGCATTTAACGAAGGAAGATTAGAATTGAATGCTCGTGTGAAAATTAGAGCAAAAGATTTTAATGACGCTGGAGAATTAGTATATCAAATTATACAAACAACTGCGGGTCGTGTATTATTTAATGAAGTAGTACCACAAGCAGCTGGATATATTAATGATGTATTGACTAAGAAAAATCTTAGAGATATTATTGGTCACGTATTAAATTCAACAAGTGTTCCTGAAACGGCTGCCTTTTTGGATAATATGAAAGATATGGGGTATAAATTTGCCTTCCGAGGTGGATTATCATTCTCTTTAGGTGATATTAGAATTCCAGAACAAAAACCAAAATTGATTGCAGATGCTAGAGAGCAAGTTGAAGGCATCTCTGCAAATTATAACATGGGTCTTATTACCAATAACGAGCGTTACAACCAAGTTATTGATGTATGGACTTCTGCAAATGCTCAATTGACAGAATTAGCAATGAAAAACATTAGAGAAGACCAACAAGGTTTCAACTCGGTGTATATGATGCTTGACTCTGGAGCAAGGGGATCTAAAGAACAAATTCGTCAGTTAACTGGTATGCGTGGTTTGATGGCTAAGCCTAAAAAATCGACTGCTGGTGGTGGTGAGATTATTGAAAACCCGATTCTTTCCAACTTTAAGGAAGGACTTTCGATTCTTGAATACTTTATTTCTACTCACGGTGCTCGTAAAGGACTTGCGGATACGGCTTTGAAAACGGCAGATGCTGGATACTTAACTCGTAGATTGCATGATGTTTCTCAAGATGTTATTGTTAATATCGAAGATTGTGGGACTCTTAGAGGTGTTGAAGTTTCAGCATTAAAAAAGAATGAAGAAATCGTTGAATCATTAGGAGAAAGAATTTTAGGACGTGTTGCATTGCAAGATGTTATCAATCCTTTAACTAATGAGGTTTTAGTTAAATCTGGAGAGCAAATCACAGAGGTTATTATGAAGGTAATTGAAGCTTCTCCATTAGAGAGAGTTGAAGTTCGTTCTCCTCTTGTATGTGAGGCGCCAAAAGGTATTTGTGCTAAATGTTACGGTCGTAACCTAGCAACTGGAAAAATGACTCAAAGAGGTGAGGCTGTTGGTGTAATTGCTGCACAGTCTATTGGAGAGCCAGGTACACAGTTGACACTTCGTACTTTCCACGTTGGAGGGGTTGCAGGAGGTATATCTGAAGAATCTAGTATTGTTGCTAAATTTGCGGGTAAACTAGAAGTTGAAGATTTGAAAACTGTAAAAGGAGAAGATAATGACGGTAACCAAGTGGATATTGTAGTTTCTCGTTCTACAGAATTAAAATTAGTTGACGAAAAAACAGGTATTGTATTAAATACACATAATATTCCTTACGGTTCTAGTATTTTTGTAAAAGACGGTCAGTCTATTGCAAAAGGAGATACGATCTGTAAATGGGATCCATATAATGGAGTTATCGTTTCTGAGTTTACTGGTAAAATTGCTTACGAAGATTTAGAGCAAGGTCAATCGTTCATGGTTGAAATTGATGAGCAAACTGGTTTCCAAGAGAAAGTAATTTCTGAATCTAGAGCTAAGAAATTAATTCCAACATTATTGGTTTACGGTAATGATGGTGAATTGATTCGTTCTTACAACTTACCAGTTGGAGCCCACTTGATGGTTGACAACGGTGAGAAAATTAAAGCAGGTAAAGTATTGGTTAAAATCCCACGTCGTTCTTCTAAATCAGGGGATATTACTGGAGGTTTACCAAGAATTACGGAGTTGTTAGAGGCTCGTAATCCTTCTAATCCAGCAGTAGTTTCTGAAATTGATGGTGTTGTTTCTTTTGGTAAAATCAAAAGAGGTAATCGTGAAATTGTCATTGAATCTAAATTCGGTGATATTAGAAAATACTTAGTTAAATTATCTAGTCAAATTCTTGTTCAAGAAAATGACTTCGTAAGAGCGGGTATTCCTTTGTCTGACGGAGCTATTACTCCGGAGGATATCTTAAGAATTCAAGGTCCGGCTGCTGTACAACAGTACTTGGTTAATGAAATTCAAGAGGTATACCGTTTACAAGGGGTGAAAATTAATGACAAGCACTTTGAGGTAGTTATTCGTCAAATGATGCGTAAAGTAAGAGTTCAAGATCCAGGTGATACTTTATTCTTAGAAGATCAATTGATTCATACTAAAGATTTTATTGTTGAAAACGATAAATTGTACGGAATGAAAGTAGTTGAAGATGCAGGAGATTCTTCTAATTTAAAAGAAGGTCAAATTGTTACTCCACGTCAATTGAGAGATGAGAATTCATTGTTGAAACGTAATGATAAAAACCTAGTTGCAGCACGTGATGTAATTACAGCAACTGCAACTCCAGTTTTACAAGGTATTACTAGAGCTTCTCTTCAAACGAAATCATTTATTTCTGCTGCTTCTTTCCAAGAAACAACTAAAGTATTAAACGAAGCTGCTGTAGCAGGTAAAATTGATTACTTAGAAGGATTGAAAGAAAATGTAATTGTAGGACACAGAATCCCTGCAGGTACAGGTATGAGAGAATATGATAATGCTATTGTAGGTTCTAAAGAAGATTACAATGACATGATGGCTAATAAAGAAGAATATATTTACTAG
- a CDS encoding MoxR family ATPase: protein MSDVAAIHNLVQKRNELKQEIAKVIVGQDEVVDQILICIFSGGHALLVGVPGLAKTLMVNTLSRALGLDFKRIQFTPDLMPSDILGSEILDENRQFKFIKGPVFSNIVLADEINRTPPKTQAALLEAMQERSVTIAGHNYKLALPYFVLATQNPIEQEGTYPLPEAQLDRFMFAVKLEYPSFQEEVEVVKRTTSDVVNEISPLFSSQEIIDFQHLIRRIPVADNVIEYAVTLVGKTRPKSSLATEYVNTYLDWGAGPRASQNLILAAKTHAAFHGKFSPDIEDVKAVAVGILRHRIIKNYKADAEGITEEMIIEKLV from the coding sequence ATGTCTGATGTAGCTGCTATACACAATTTGGTTCAGAAACGAAATGAACTTAAACAAGAAATCGCAAAAGTAATTGTAGGACAAGATGAAGTAGTGGATCAAATTTTGATTTGTATTTTCTCAGGTGGTCACGCTTTACTAGTGGGGGTTCCTGGTTTGGCAAAAACATTGATGGTAAATACACTTTCTCGTGCATTAGGATTGGATTTTAAACGAATTCAATTTACGCCGGATTTGATGCCTTCAGATATTTTAGGGAGTGAAATATTAGATGAAAATAGACAGTTCAAATTTATAAAAGGACCTGTATTCTCGAATATCGTATTAGCAGACGAAATTAATAGAACGCCACCTAAAACTCAGGCAGCTTTGTTAGAGGCTATGCAGGAACGTTCTGTTACTATTGCAGGTCATAATTATAAATTGGCTTTGCCTTATTTCGTATTAGCAACACAAAACCCAATTGAGCAAGAAGGGACTTATCCTTTGCCAGAGGCGCAGTTAGATCGTTTTATGTTTGCCGTAAAGCTTGAATATCCTTCATTTCAAGAAGAAGTTGAAGTGGTGAAAAGAACAACTTCCGATGTTGTTAATGAAATTAGTCCTTTGTTCAGTTCGCAAGAGATAATTGATTTTCAACATTTAATTCGCCGTATTCCTGTGGCAGACAATGTGATTGAGTATGCTGTAACTTTAGTTGGTAAAACGAGACCCAAAAGTTCATTGGCAACAGAGTATGTAAATACTTATTTAGATTGGGGAGCTGGGCCACGTGCTTCTCAAAATTTAATTTTAGCGGCTAAAACTCATGCTGCTTTTCATGGTAAATTTTCTCCAGATATTGAAGATGTCAAAGCAGTTGCTGTTGGGATTTTACGTCACCGTATTATCAAGAATTATAAAGCCGATGCAGAGGGAATTACAGAAGAAATGATTATTGAAAAGTTAGTTTAA
- a CDS encoding peptidylprolyl isomerase codes for MKFINSKALLLFFVMLFASFDTSAQEIIKETEAVVAKAPVALGRYKIDGIIATVGDYIILDSDIDKTFLELSSQGNSIKDITRCQMLGKLLEDKLYAHQAIQDSIKVTDAEVKGMMEERLNYMVEQIGSIEKVVAYYKKESVEDFKTYFFDILKENKLTSEMQKKIVDAVEITPEEVRNFFKKIPKDELPLFGAEMEVAQIVITPKVSEADKQKVIDKLNEFRKEIQSGESSFATKAVLYSQDPGSRSSGGFYKMTRKTPFVKEFKDIAFALHEGEISAPFETEFGFHIIYVEKIKGQELELRHILLAPTVTQESLNEAKEKITLIRKRIIDKEITFADAARSTSDEKETRANGGTLINPQTQDTRFELTKMDPALYGQVSSLKDNEISLPIVDEEKQGKKKYKIITVTNRINEHVADYAKDYIKVKDLALKEKQIKAIGKWFDEKIKETYVKILVEYRDCEFTNNWVKK; via the coding sequence ATGAAGTTTATAAATAGTAAAGCTCTCTTGTTGTTTTTTGTAATGTTGTTTGCAAGTTTCGATACTAGCGCACAAGAAATCATTAAAGAGACAGAAGCTGTTGTAGCGAAAGCACCTGTAGCACTTGGAAGATATAAAATTGACGGTATTATTGCTACTGTAGGGGATTATATTATTTTAGATTCAGATATCGATAAGACATTCTTAGAGTTGTCTAGCCAAGGAAATTCAATTAAAGATATCACCAGATGTCAGATGCTGGGTAAACTATTAGAAGATAAACTATACGCACACCAAGCCATTCAAGATAGTATAAAGGTTACAGATGCAGAGGTGAAGGGAATGATGGAAGAACGTTTGAACTACATGGTAGAACAAATAGGTTCTATTGAGAAAGTAGTTGCCTATTATAAAAAAGAGTCAGTAGAAGACTTTAAAACCTATTTCTTTGATATTTTGAAGGAGAATAAATTGACTTCAGAAATGCAAAAGAAAATTGTAGACGCCGTGGAAATTACTCCAGAAGAAGTTCGTAATTTTTTCAAAAAAATACCAAAAGACGAATTACCTCTTTTTGGAGCTGAGATGGAAGTGGCGCAAATTGTTATAACGCCAAAAGTATCTGAAGCAGATAAACAAAAAGTAATCGATAAACTAAACGAGTTCAGAAAAGAAATACAATCAGGGGAGTCGAGTTTTGCTACCAAGGCAGTATTATATTCTCAAGACCCAGGATCAAGATCGAGTGGTGGCTTTTATAAAATGACTAGAAAAACGCCTTTTGTCAAGGAATTTAAAGACATTGCATTTGCTTTGCATGAAGGAGAGATTTCAGCTCCTTTTGAAACGGAATTTGGATTCCATATTATATATGTAGAAAAGATTAAAGGTCAAGAACTAGAATTACGCCATATTTTATTAGCGCCAACAGTGACTCAGGAGTCATTAAATGAAGCTAAAGAAAAAATAACTTTAATTAGAAAAAGAATAATAGACAAAGAAATTACTTTTGCAGATGCAGCAAGATCGACCTCTGATGAAAAAGAAACTAGAGCTAATGGAGGTACTTTAATTAATCCACAAACACAAGATACTCGTTTTGAATTGACAAAGATGGATCCTGCTTTGTATGGTCAAGTTTCAAGTTTAAAAGACAATGAGATTTCATTACCAATTGTTGATGAAGAAAAACAAGGAAAGAAAAAATACAAAATTATAACTGTAACCAATAGAATAAACGAGCACGTTGCGGATTATGCTAAAGATTATATCAAGGTAAAGGATTTAGCATTGAAAGAAAAGCAAATCAAGGCTATTGGGAAATGGTTTGATGAAAAGATAAAAGAAACGTACGTCAAGATACTAGTAGAGTATAGAGATTGTGAGTTTACAAACAATTGGGTGAAAAAATAA
- a CDS encoding peptide chain release factor 3, whose amino-acid sequence MSFLEEIQKRRTFGIISHPDAGKTTLTEKLLLFGGAIQEAGAVKNNKIKKGATSDFMEIERQRGISVSTSVLAFNYQNKKINILDTPGHKDFAEDTFRTLTAVDSVIVVIDVAKGVEEQTEKLVSVCRMRNIPIIVFINKMDREGKDAFDLMDEVEQKLGLTVTPLSFPIGMGYDFQGIYNIWEKNINIFSGDNRKNIEETIAFSDVQNPELEKIIGEKPAATLREELELIDEVYPKFDRQDYLDGKLQPVFFGSALNNFGVRELLDCFVAIAPSPRPKDSETRLVDPKEEKLSGFVFKIHANMDPKHRDRLAFIKIVSGTFERNKPYYHVRQKKNLKFSSPNAFFAEKKEIVDISYPGDIVGLHDTGNFKIGDTLTEGEIMSFKGIPSFSPEHFRYINNADPMKAKQLDKGVDQLMDEGVAQLFTLEMNNRKIIGTVGALQYEVIQYRLEHEYGAKCTYENFPVHKACWVKPDDAKNDEFKEFKRIKQKFLAKDKYGQLVFLADSDFTIQMTQNKYPSVKLFFTSEFE is encoded by the coding sequence ATGAGCTTTTTAGAAGAAATACAAAAAAGAAGAACTTTTGGAATTATATCGCATCCTGATGCTGGTAAGACAACATTGACAGAAAAGCTATTGCTTTTTGGAGGTGCTATTCAAGAGGCGGGTGCTGTGAAAAATAATAAAATCAAAAAAGGAGCTACGAGTGACTTTATGGAAATTGAGCGTCAGAGAGGAATCTCGGTATCAACTTCTGTATTGGCATTTAACTACCAAAATAAAAAAATCAACATTCTGGATACTCCAGGGCACAAGGATTTTGCCGAAGATACTTTTCGAACGCTTACTGCGGTGGATAGTGTGATTGTGGTGATTGACGTTGCAAAAGGGGTTGAGGAACAAACGGAAAAATTAGTTTCGGTTTGTAGAATGCGAAATATTCCAATTATTGTTTTCATTAACAAAATGGACCGTGAAGGAAAAGACGCTTTTGACTTGATGGACGAAGTGGAACAAAAACTTGGTTTGACGGTTACTCCATTGAGTTTCCCTATTGGAATGGGTTACGACTTTCAAGGAATTTATAATATTTGGGAGAAAAACATCAATATATTTAGTGGTGATAACCGTAAAAATATTGAGGAAACAATTGCTTTCTCGGATGTTCAAAATCCAGAATTGGAGAAAATCATTGGTGAGAAACCTGCTGCAACTTTGCGTGAAGAATTAGAATTGATAGACGAGGTGTACCCTAAATTTGATCGTCAAGATTATTTAGACGGAAAACTACAACCTGTATTTTTTGGCTCTGCTTTAAATAATTTTGGTGTTCGTGAATTGTTGGATTGCTTTGTTGCGATTGCTCCATCACCAAGACCGAAAGATTCAGAAACTCGTTTGGTAGACCCCAAAGAGGAAAAATTAAGTGGTTTTGTTTTTAAAATCCATGCTAATATGGATCCTAAGCATAGAGACCGTTTAGCATTTATTAAAATTGTTTCGGGAACTTTTGAAAGAAACAAACCGTACTACCATGTAAGACAAAAGAAAAATTTAAAATTTTCTAGTCCAAATGCATTTTTTGCGGAAAAAAAAGAGATTGTTGACATTTCGTATCCAGGAGACATTGTAGGATTACATGACACAGGGAATTTTAAAATTGGTGACACTTTAACCGAAGGCGAAATTATGAGTTTTAAAGGTATACCAAGTTTCTCTCCAGAACATTTTAGATACATCAATAATGCCGATCCAATGAAAGCAAAACAGCTAGACAAAGGTGTTGACCAATTGATGGATGAAGGAGTTGCACAGTTGTTTACTTTAGAGATGAATAACCGTAAAATCATTGGAACTGTTGGTGCGTTACAATACGAGGTGATACAATACCGCCTAGAGCACGAATACGGCGCTAAATGTACGTATGAGAACTTCCCAGTTCACAAAGCATGTTGGGTAAAACCAGATGACGCTAAGAACGATGAGTTTAAGGAATTCAAACGTATCAAGCAAAAATTCTTAGCTAAAGATAAATATGGGCAATTGGTTTTCTTAGCCGATTCGGATTTTACAATTCAAATGACTCAAAATAAATATCCATCTGTAAAATTGTTTTTTACTTCGGAATTTGAATAA